In one Nicotiana tomentosiformis chromosome 6, ASM39032v3, whole genome shotgun sequence genomic region, the following are encoded:
- the LOC138894051 gene encoding uncharacterized protein produces MYHPGKANVVFDALSGQPVSMGSLAYISIGKRSLASDVQALANLFVWLDVSELRRVLACVVSRSSLYDHIRECQFDEPHLLVLKDMVQHSGAKEVSIGDDRVLWM; encoded by the coding sequence atgtatcatcccgggaaggccaatgtggtgttcGATGCCTTGAGTGGACAGCCAGTGAGCATGGGAAGCCTTGCATATATTTCTATTGGTAAGAGatcgcttgcatcagatgttcaggccttggccaatctgTTTGTGTGGTTAGATGTCTCGGAGCTTAggcgggttctagcttgtgtggtttctcggtcttctttatatgatcataTTAGAGAGTGTCAGTTTGATgaaccccatttgcttgtccttaaggacatggttcagcacagtggtgccaaggaggtttctattggagatgatagggTGTTGTGGATGTAG